Proteins encoded by one window of Yersinia massiliensis:
- the kdpC gene encoding potassium-transporting ATPase subunit KdpC — protein sequence MSSTINVSSTARQSYLRPALVLLILLTLITGIAYPLLTTGLANILFSHQAKGSLVMLDGEVVGSSLIGQNFTQLGYFVGRPSATADMPYNALASGGSNLAISNPALDQAIRERIQQQRKANPTQTGPVPVDLVTASGSGLDPSISLEAAYYQAPRIANIRQMPLSEVKQLIDSSVEKATPNFFGESVVNVLKLNMTLDTQSHVSVQTNPTKP from the coding sequence ATGTCATCAACCATCAATGTGTCATCTACCGCACGCCAATCTTACTTACGGCCTGCCCTAGTACTCCTTATTTTGCTGACGCTAATCACCGGCATCGCTTACCCATTGCTCACCACCGGGCTGGCAAATATCTTGTTTTCCCACCAAGCTAAGGGATCGCTCGTCATGTTGGATGGCGAAGTGGTCGGTTCGAGTTTGATCGGCCAAAACTTTACCCAACTCGGCTATTTTGTTGGCCGTCCGTCTGCGACGGCGGATATGCCTTATAATGCACTGGCTTCAGGTGGCAGCAATCTGGCGATTAGCAACCCCGCACTGGATCAGGCGATTCGTGAGCGAATTCAGCAACAGCGTAAAGCTAACCCGACGCAAACGGGTCCAGTGCCGGTTGATCTGGTCACCGCTTCTGGCAGTGGCCTAGACCCCAGCATTTCTCTGGAAGCGGCGTATTATCAAGCGCCTCGTATTGCTAATATCCGCCAGATGCCGTTATCTGAGGTCAAGCAATTGATTGATAGCAGCGTAGAGAAAGCCACACCGAATTTCTTCGGTGAATCAGTTGTTAATGTGCTCAAACTGAATATGACATTGGATACCCAAAGTCACGTGTCAGTACAGACCAACCCGACCAAACCTTAA